A window of Hippoglossus stenolepis isolate QCI-W04-F060 chromosome 18, HSTE1.2, whole genome shotgun sequence contains these coding sequences:
- the smad4a gene encoding mothers against decapentaplegic homolog 4a isoform X1 — protein MSITNTPTSNDACLSIVHSLMCHRQGGESESFAKRAIESLVKKLKEKKDELDSLITAITTNGAHPSKCVTIQRTLDGRLQVAGRKGFPHVVYARLWRWPDLHKNELKHVKYCQYAFDLKCDNVCVNPYHYERVVSPGIDLSGLTLTSSGPLMVKDEYDYDNQQSHSSSESHLQTIQHPPSRPGLQETFSSPALLPPDSSGSASTSAFSSINAGPSNPTPNWSRSSSFPPVVPPHQNGHLQHHQPMTHTGHYWPVTNEIAFQPPISSHPAPEYWCSIAYFEMDVQVGETFKVPSTCPTVTVDGYVDPSGGDRFCLGQLSNVHRTENIEKARLHIGKGVQLECKGEGDVWVRCLSDHAVFVQSYYLDREAGRAPGDAVHKIYPSAYIKVFDLRQCHRQMQQQAATAQAAAAAQAAAVAGNIPGPGSVGGIAPAISLSAAAGIGVDDLRRLCILRMSFVKGWGPDYPRQSIKETPCWIEIHLHRALQLLDEVLHTMPIADPHPLD, from the exons ATGTCAATCACAAACACTCCCACGAGCAATGACGCCTGCCTGAGCATTGTGCACAGCCTGATGTGCCACCGGCAGGGAGGCGAGAGCGAGAGCTTCGCCAAACGGGCTATTGAGAGTCTCGTCAAgaagctgaaggagaagaaagacgaGCTGGATTCCCTCATCACAGCCATCACGACGAATGGAGCGCACCCCAGCAAGTGTGTAACCATACAGCGGACTTTGGATGGACGTCTACAG GTTGCAGGACGTAAAGGTTTCCCCCATGTTGTCTATGCTCGACTGTGGCGGTGGCCTGATCTACACAAGAACGAACTGAAACATGTGAAATATTGCCAGTATGCCTTTGACCTGAAATGCGACAATGTTTGTGTCAACCCATACCACTACGAGAGGGTGGTCTCTCCGGGCATCG ATTTATCCGGACTGACGCTTACAAGCTCAG GTCCACTAATGGTAAAGGATGAATATGACTATGATAACCAGCAATCTCACTCCAGCTCTGAGAGCCACCTGCAGACTATCCAGCATCCGCCGTCAAGGCCCGGTCTTCAGGAGACCTTCAGCAGCCCCGCTCTACTCCCCCCGGACAGCAGCGGTTCAGCCTCCACCTCTGCTTTCTCGTCAATCAATGCTGGACCCTCAA ATCCGACCCCCaactggagcaggagcagcagcttcccCCCCGTGGTCCCTCCTCACCAGAACGGTCATCTACAGCATCACCAACCCATGACTCACACAGGGCATTACT GGCCTGTTACCAATGAAATAGCGTTCCAGCCCCCCATATCCAGTCACCCTG CTCCAGAATACTGGTGCTCCATTGCTTACTTTGAGATGGATGTCCAGGTAGGGGAGACGTTTAAGGTGCCGTCCACTTGTCCAACAGTGACTGTGGACGGCTATGTGGATCCATCAGGAGGGGATCGCTTCTGCTTGGGCCAACTGAGCAATGTTCACAGGACGGAGAACATAGAAAAAGCCAG GCTCCACATTGGTAAAGGCGTGCAGCTGGAGTGCAAAGGGGAAGGAGACGTGTGGGTGCGCTGTTTGAGTGATCACGCAGTGTTTGTGCAGAGCTATTACCTGGATCGAGAGGCGGGTCGTGCCCCTGGAGATGCAGTTCACAAAATCTACCCAAGTGCTTACATCAAG GTGTTTGACTTGCGTCAGTGCCACaggcagatgcagcagcaggcagcGACAGCTCaagcagcagccgcagctcaGGCGGCGGCGGTGGCTGGAAACATTCCCGGACCCGGCTCAGTGGGAGGAATCGCCCCTGCCATCA gtctgtctgctgctgcaggcaTCGGGGTTGATGACCTGCGCAGGCTGTGCATCCTGCGGATGAGCTTCGTGAAAGGCTGGGGGCCCGACTACCCACGGCAGAGCATTAAAGAGACACCCTGCTGGATTGAAATCCATTTACACCGAGCGCTGCAGCTACTGGATGAAGTTCTGCACACCATGCCCATAGCTGACCCTCATCCTCTTGACTAA
- the rfx3 gene encoding transcription factor RFX3 isoform X1: protein MNERFPLGAMQTPEAGADSTSTVPLQTTVPVQPTGSTQQVPVQQQAQTVQQVQHVYPAQVQYVEENSGVYTNGNIRTYSYSEPQLYSQNSGGSYFDTQGSSSQVSTVVTSHGMTNNGGGGSGGMNMGLAGGQVISSSSGAYLMDNTGPHPATQTARASPATIEMAIETLQKSEGLSSQRSSLLNSHLQWLLDNYETAEGVSLPRSTLYNHYLRHCQEQKLDPVNAASFGKLIRSIFMGLRTRRLGTRGNSKYHYYGIRVKPDSPLNRLQEDMQYMALRQQPVQQKQRFKPVQKFDSGAGENYPAGGQNQPGAEEQTVIAQSQHHQQFLDASRALPDFVELDLGQSNTENISPEDVKALQSLYREHCEAILDVVVNLQFSLIEKLWQTFWRYSPPDSVEGATVTENSSISEIEARLPQSQLLALCRNEAVLKWMSTCDHLMYQALVEILIPDVLRPIPSALTQAIRNFAKSLEGWLNNAMNASPQRMIQTKIAAVSAFAQTLRRYTSLNHLAQAARAVLQNTSQINQMLSDLNRVDFANVQEQASWVCQCEEGVVQHLEQDFKATLQQQSSLEQWAAWLENVVTQVLKPYEHRPSFPRAARQFLLKWSFYSSMVIRDLTLRSAASFGSFHLIRLLYDEYMFYLVEHRVAQATGETPIGVMGEFDSLNTFSLSNIDKDETSGMDSDLDDDVEESGEPLAKREKSEHDVIQVIQVGALEDGSHPVVGVVQPGVLHSLPQPPQDHTEHILTPSAGTPNIRHCSTTGNTYASV, encoded by the exons ATGAATGAACGCTTTCCTCTCG GCGCCATGCAGACCCCTGAAGCAGGCGCTGACTCCACCTCCACTGTCCCTCTTCAGACCACCGTGCCTGTCCAGCCTACCGGCTCCACCCAGCAGGTGCCTGTCCAGCAACAG GCCCAGACTGTTCAACAGGTTCAGCATGTTTACCCAGCACAGGTGCAGTATGTGGAGGAAAACAGTGGCGTCTACACCAACGGCAACAT AAGAACCTACTCGTACTCGGAGCCGCAGCTGTACAGCCAGAACAGTGGAGGGAGCTACTTTGACACGCAGGGCAGCTCATCACAAGTGTCCACTGTGGTGACATCTCATGGCATGACCAACAACGGAGGAGGGGGCAGCGGAGGAATGAACATGGGTCTGGCGGGGGGTCAGGTAATCAGCAGCAGTTCGGGGGCGTACCTCATGGACAACACTGGACCGCACCCTGCCACCCAGACCGCACGAGCTTCCCCGGCGACT ATTGAAATGGCGATTGAGACGCTCCAAAAATCTGAGGGTTTATCCAGTCAGAGAAGCTCGCTGCTCAACAGCCAT CTCCAGTGGCTGTTGGACAATTATGAGACAGCAGAGGGCGTAAGTCTACCACGATCCACCCTCTACAATCATTACCTACGGCACTGCCAGGAGCAGAAACTGGACCCTGTGAATGCAGCCTCGTTTGGCAAACTCATCCGCTCCATCTTCATGGGACTCCGTACAAGGCGTCTTGGGACAAG aggCAACTCCAAATATCATTACTACGGTATACGTGTAAAACCAGATTCCCCACTCAATAGACTCCAAGAGGACATGCAGTATATGGCTCTCAGACAGCAGCCTGTTCAGCAGAAACAGAG GTTCAAGCCGGTGCAGAAGTTTGACAGCGGCGCTGGGGAGAATTACCCAGCCGGAGGCCAAAACCAACCTGGTGCAGAGGAGCAGACAGTCATCGCGCAGagccagcaccaccagcagttCTTAG ACGCATCGCGAGCGCTCCCTGACTTTGTCGAGCTGGACCTGGGACAGAGCAATACAGAGAACATCAGTCCGGAGGATGTGAAAGCTCTCCAGTCCCTTTACAGAGAGCACTGTGAG GCTATCTTGGACGTGGTTGTCAACCTCCAGTTCAGTCTAATTGAGAAGCTGTGGCAGACATTCTGGCGTTACTCTCCCCCTGACTCGGTAGAGGGTGCCACTGTAACAGAAAACAG CAGCATTAGCGAGATCGAAGCGCGGCTCCCCCAATCACAACTACTGGCGCTGTGCAGAAACGAAGCTGTACTCAAGTGGATGAGCACCTGTGACCACCTAATGTACCAGGCCCTTGTGGAGATCCTCATCCCTGATGTCCTGAGACCCATTCCCA GTGCCTTGACTCAAGCCATTCGCAACTTTGCCAAAAGCCTGGAAGGTTGGCTCAATAATGCTATGAACGCCAGTCCACAGAGAATGATCCAGACCAAG ATTGCCGCTGTTAGTGCCTTTGCGCAAACACTGCGCAGATACACATCTCTGAACCACCTGGCTCAGGCGGCACGTGCTGTGTTGCAGAACACGTCACAGATCAACCAGATGCTGAGTGATCTCAACCGTGTTGACTTTGCCAACGTACAG GAGCAGGCATCGTGGGTGTGCCAGTGTGAGGAAGGAGTGGTTCAGCACTTGGAGCAGGACTTCAAGGCCACACTACAGCAGCAAAGCTCTTTGGAGCAGTGGGCAGCCTGGCTGGAGAATGTGGTCACTCAGGTGCTCAAGCCCTACGAGCACCGGCCCAGTTTTCCCAGGGCGGCTCGACAGTTCCTGCTCAAATGGTCCTTCTACAG TTCAATGGTGATCAGGGACCTGACCCTGCGCAGTGCTGCCAGCTTCGGTTCCTTCCACCTGATTCGCCTGCTCTACGATGAGTACATGTTTTACTTAGTGGAGCATCGTGTGGCCCAAGCTACCGGAGAGACGCCCATCGGTGTCATGGGGGAG ttcGACAGCCTCAACACCTTCTCCCTCAGTAACATCGATAAAG ATGAAACTAGTGGGATGGACAGTGACTTGGACGACGACGTGGAGGAGTCCGGGGAACCTCTCGCCAAGCGGGAGAAGTCGGAGCACGACGTGATCCAGGTGATCCAGGTCGGGGCGCTAGAGGACGGGTCCCACCCTGTGGTGGGCGTCGTCCAGCCAGGTGTCCTCCACTCGCTGCCCCAGCCCCCGCAGGATCACACGGAGCACATCCTCACCCCCTCAGCTGGTACTCCTAACATCCGCCACTGCAGCACCACAGGCAACACCTACGCCTCTGTTTGA
- the rfx3 gene encoding transcription factor RFX3 isoform X2 has product MNERFPLGAMQTPEAGADSTSTVPLQTTVPVQPTGSTQQVPVQQQAQTVQQVQHVYPAQVQYVEENSGVYTNGNIRTYSYSEPQLYSQNSGGSYFDTQGSSSQVSTVVTSHGMTNNGGGGSGGMNMGLAGGQVISSSSGAYLMDNTGPHPATQTARASPATIEMAIETLQKSEGLSSQRSSLLNSHLQWLLDNYETAEGVSLPRSTLYNHYLRHCQEQKLDPVNAASFGKLIRSIFMGLRTRRLGTRGNSKYHYYGIRVKPDSPLNRLQEDMQYMALRQQPVQQKQRFKPVQKFDSGAGENYPAGGQNQPGAEEQTVIAQSQHHQQFLDASRALPDFVELDLGQSNTENISPEDVKALQSLYREHCEAILDVVVNLQFSLIEKLWQTFWRYSPPDSVEGATVTENSISEIEARLPQSQLLALCRNEAVLKWMSTCDHLMYQALVEILIPDVLRPIPSALTQAIRNFAKSLEGWLNNAMNASPQRMIQTKIAAVSAFAQTLRRYTSLNHLAQAARAVLQNTSQINQMLSDLNRVDFANVQEQASWVCQCEEGVVQHLEQDFKATLQQQSSLEQWAAWLENVVTQVLKPYEHRPSFPRAARQFLLKWSFYSSMVIRDLTLRSAASFGSFHLIRLLYDEYMFYLVEHRVAQATGETPIGVMGEFDSLNTFSLSNIDKDETSGMDSDLDDDVEESGEPLAKREKSEHDVIQVIQVGALEDGSHPVVGVVQPGVLHSLPQPPQDHTEHILTPSAGTPNIRHCSTTGNTYASV; this is encoded by the exons ATGAATGAACGCTTTCCTCTCG GCGCCATGCAGACCCCTGAAGCAGGCGCTGACTCCACCTCCACTGTCCCTCTTCAGACCACCGTGCCTGTCCAGCCTACCGGCTCCACCCAGCAGGTGCCTGTCCAGCAACAG GCCCAGACTGTTCAACAGGTTCAGCATGTTTACCCAGCACAGGTGCAGTATGTGGAGGAAAACAGTGGCGTCTACACCAACGGCAACAT AAGAACCTACTCGTACTCGGAGCCGCAGCTGTACAGCCAGAACAGTGGAGGGAGCTACTTTGACACGCAGGGCAGCTCATCACAAGTGTCCACTGTGGTGACATCTCATGGCATGACCAACAACGGAGGAGGGGGCAGCGGAGGAATGAACATGGGTCTGGCGGGGGGTCAGGTAATCAGCAGCAGTTCGGGGGCGTACCTCATGGACAACACTGGACCGCACCCTGCCACCCAGACCGCACGAGCTTCCCCGGCGACT ATTGAAATGGCGATTGAGACGCTCCAAAAATCTGAGGGTTTATCCAGTCAGAGAAGCTCGCTGCTCAACAGCCAT CTCCAGTGGCTGTTGGACAATTATGAGACAGCAGAGGGCGTAAGTCTACCACGATCCACCCTCTACAATCATTACCTACGGCACTGCCAGGAGCAGAAACTGGACCCTGTGAATGCAGCCTCGTTTGGCAAACTCATCCGCTCCATCTTCATGGGACTCCGTACAAGGCGTCTTGGGACAAG aggCAACTCCAAATATCATTACTACGGTATACGTGTAAAACCAGATTCCCCACTCAATAGACTCCAAGAGGACATGCAGTATATGGCTCTCAGACAGCAGCCTGTTCAGCAGAAACAGAG GTTCAAGCCGGTGCAGAAGTTTGACAGCGGCGCTGGGGAGAATTACCCAGCCGGAGGCCAAAACCAACCTGGTGCAGAGGAGCAGACAGTCATCGCGCAGagccagcaccaccagcagttCTTAG ACGCATCGCGAGCGCTCCCTGACTTTGTCGAGCTGGACCTGGGACAGAGCAATACAGAGAACATCAGTCCGGAGGATGTGAAAGCTCTCCAGTCCCTTTACAGAGAGCACTGTGAG GCTATCTTGGACGTGGTTGTCAACCTCCAGTTCAGTCTAATTGAGAAGCTGTGGCAGACATTCTGGCGTTACTCTCCCCCTGACTCGGTAGAGGGTGCCACTGTAACAGAAAACAG CATTAGCGAGATCGAAGCGCGGCTCCCCCAATCACAACTACTGGCGCTGTGCAGAAACGAAGCTGTACTCAAGTGGATGAGCACCTGTGACCACCTAATGTACCAGGCCCTTGTGGAGATCCTCATCCCTGATGTCCTGAGACCCATTCCCA GTGCCTTGACTCAAGCCATTCGCAACTTTGCCAAAAGCCTGGAAGGTTGGCTCAATAATGCTATGAACGCCAGTCCACAGAGAATGATCCAGACCAAG ATTGCCGCTGTTAGTGCCTTTGCGCAAACACTGCGCAGATACACATCTCTGAACCACCTGGCTCAGGCGGCACGTGCTGTGTTGCAGAACACGTCACAGATCAACCAGATGCTGAGTGATCTCAACCGTGTTGACTTTGCCAACGTACAG GAGCAGGCATCGTGGGTGTGCCAGTGTGAGGAAGGAGTGGTTCAGCACTTGGAGCAGGACTTCAAGGCCACACTACAGCAGCAAAGCTCTTTGGAGCAGTGGGCAGCCTGGCTGGAGAATGTGGTCACTCAGGTGCTCAAGCCCTACGAGCACCGGCCCAGTTTTCCCAGGGCGGCTCGACAGTTCCTGCTCAAATGGTCCTTCTACAG TTCAATGGTGATCAGGGACCTGACCCTGCGCAGTGCTGCCAGCTTCGGTTCCTTCCACCTGATTCGCCTGCTCTACGATGAGTACATGTTTTACTTAGTGGAGCATCGTGTGGCCCAAGCTACCGGAGAGACGCCCATCGGTGTCATGGGGGAG ttcGACAGCCTCAACACCTTCTCCCTCAGTAACATCGATAAAG ATGAAACTAGTGGGATGGACAGTGACTTGGACGACGACGTGGAGGAGTCCGGGGAACCTCTCGCCAAGCGGGAGAAGTCGGAGCACGACGTGATCCAGGTGATCCAGGTCGGGGCGCTAGAGGACGGGTCCCACCCTGTGGTGGGCGTCGTCCAGCCAGGTGTCCTCCACTCGCTGCCCCAGCCCCCGCAGGATCACACGGAGCACATCCTCACCCCCTCAGCTGGTACTCCTAACATCCGCCACTGCAGCACCACAGGCAACACCTACGCCTCTGTTTGA
- the rfx3 gene encoding transcription factor RFX3 isoform X3, whose translation MQTPEAGADSTSTVPLQTTVPVQPTGSTQQVPVQQQAQTVQQVQHVYPAQVQYVEENSGVYTNGNIRTYSYSEPQLYSQNSGGSYFDTQGSSSQVSTVVTSHGMTNNGGGGSGGMNMGLAGGQVISSSSGAYLMDNTGPHPATQTARASPATIEMAIETLQKSEGLSSQRSSLLNSHLQWLLDNYETAEGVSLPRSTLYNHYLRHCQEQKLDPVNAASFGKLIRSIFMGLRTRRLGTRGNSKYHYYGIRVKPDSPLNRLQEDMQYMALRQQPVQQKQRFKPVQKFDSGAGENYPAGGQNQPGAEEQTVIAQSQHHQQFLDASRALPDFVELDLGQSNTENISPEDVKALQSLYREHCEAILDVVVNLQFSLIEKLWQTFWRYSPPDSVEGATVTENSSISEIEARLPQSQLLALCRNEAVLKWMSTCDHLMYQALVEILIPDVLRPIPSALTQAIRNFAKSLEGWLNNAMNASPQRMIQTKIAAVSAFAQTLRRYTSLNHLAQAARAVLQNTSQINQMLSDLNRVDFANVQEQASWVCQCEEGVVQHLEQDFKATLQQQSSLEQWAAWLENVVTQVLKPYEHRPSFPRAARQFLLKWSFYSSMVIRDLTLRSAASFGSFHLIRLLYDEYMFYLVEHRVAQATGETPIGVMGEFDSLNTFSLSNIDKDETSGMDSDLDDDVEESGEPLAKREKSEHDVIQVIQVGALEDGSHPVVGVVQPGVLHSLPQPPQDHTEHILTPSAGTPNIRHCSTTGNTYASV comes from the exons ATGCAGACCCCTGAAGCAGGCGCTGACTCCACCTCCACTGTCCCTCTTCAGACCACCGTGCCTGTCCAGCCTACCGGCTCCACCCAGCAGGTGCCTGTCCAGCAACAG GCCCAGACTGTTCAACAGGTTCAGCATGTTTACCCAGCACAGGTGCAGTATGTGGAGGAAAACAGTGGCGTCTACACCAACGGCAACAT AAGAACCTACTCGTACTCGGAGCCGCAGCTGTACAGCCAGAACAGTGGAGGGAGCTACTTTGACACGCAGGGCAGCTCATCACAAGTGTCCACTGTGGTGACATCTCATGGCATGACCAACAACGGAGGAGGGGGCAGCGGAGGAATGAACATGGGTCTGGCGGGGGGTCAGGTAATCAGCAGCAGTTCGGGGGCGTACCTCATGGACAACACTGGACCGCACCCTGCCACCCAGACCGCACGAGCTTCCCCGGCGACT ATTGAAATGGCGATTGAGACGCTCCAAAAATCTGAGGGTTTATCCAGTCAGAGAAGCTCGCTGCTCAACAGCCAT CTCCAGTGGCTGTTGGACAATTATGAGACAGCAGAGGGCGTAAGTCTACCACGATCCACCCTCTACAATCATTACCTACGGCACTGCCAGGAGCAGAAACTGGACCCTGTGAATGCAGCCTCGTTTGGCAAACTCATCCGCTCCATCTTCATGGGACTCCGTACAAGGCGTCTTGGGACAAG aggCAACTCCAAATATCATTACTACGGTATACGTGTAAAACCAGATTCCCCACTCAATAGACTCCAAGAGGACATGCAGTATATGGCTCTCAGACAGCAGCCTGTTCAGCAGAAACAGAG GTTCAAGCCGGTGCAGAAGTTTGACAGCGGCGCTGGGGAGAATTACCCAGCCGGAGGCCAAAACCAACCTGGTGCAGAGGAGCAGACAGTCATCGCGCAGagccagcaccaccagcagttCTTAG ACGCATCGCGAGCGCTCCCTGACTTTGTCGAGCTGGACCTGGGACAGAGCAATACAGAGAACATCAGTCCGGAGGATGTGAAAGCTCTCCAGTCCCTTTACAGAGAGCACTGTGAG GCTATCTTGGACGTGGTTGTCAACCTCCAGTTCAGTCTAATTGAGAAGCTGTGGCAGACATTCTGGCGTTACTCTCCCCCTGACTCGGTAGAGGGTGCCACTGTAACAGAAAACAG CAGCATTAGCGAGATCGAAGCGCGGCTCCCCCAATCACAACTACTGGCGCTGTGCAGAAACGAAGCTGTACTCAAGTGGATGAGCACCTGTGACCACCTAATGTACCAGGCCCTTGTGGAGATCCTCATCCCTGATGTCCTGAGACCCATTCCCA GTGCCTTGACTCAAGCCATTCGCAACTTTGCCAAAAGCCTGGAAGGTTGGCTCAATAATGCTATGAACGCCAGTCCACAGAGAATGATCCAGACCAAG ATTGCCGCTGTTAGTGCCTTTGCGCAAACACTGCGCAGATACACATCTCTGAACCACCTGGCTCAGGCGGCACGTGCTGTGTTGCAGAACACGTCACAGATCAACCAGATGCTGAGTGATCTCAACCGTGTTGACTTTGCCAACGTACAG GAGCAGGCATCGTGGGTGTGCCAGTGTGAGGAAGGAGTGGTTCAGCACTTGGAGCAGGACTTCAAGGCCACACTACAGCAGCAAAGCTCTTTGGAGCAGTGGGCAGCCTGGCTGGAGAATGTGGTCACTCAGGTGCTCAAGCCCTACGAGCACCGGCCCAGTTTTCCCAGGGCGGCTCGACAGTTCCTGCTCAAATGGTCCTTCTACAG TTCAATGGTGATCAGGGACCTGACCCTGCGCAGTGCTGCCAGCTTCGGTTCCTTCCACCTGATTCGCCTGCTCTACGATGAGTACATGTTTTACTTAGTGGAGCATCGTGTGGCCCAAGCTACCGGAGAGACGCCCATCGGTGTCATGGGGGAG ttcGACAGCCTCAACACCTTCTCCCTCAGTAACATCGATAAAG ATGAAACTAGTGGGATGGACAGTGACTTGGACGACGACGTGGAGGAGTCCGGGGAACCTCTCGCCAAGCGGGAGAAGTCGGAGCACGACGTGATCCAGGTGATCCAGGTCGGGGCGCTAGAGGACGGGTCCCACCCTGTGGTGGGCGTCGTCCAGCCAGGTGTCCTCCACTCGCTGCCCCAGCCCCCGCAGGATCACACGGAGCACATCCTCACCCCCTCAGCTGGTACTCCTAACATCCGCCACTGCAGCACCACAGGCAACACCTACGCCTCTGTTTGA
- the smad4a gene encoding mothers against decapentaplegic homolog 4a isoform X2, protein MSITNTPTSNDACLSIVHSLMCHRQGGESESFAKRAIESLVKKLKEKKDELDSLITAITTNGAHPSKCVTIQRTLDGRLQVAGRKGFPHVVYARLWRWPDLHKNELKHVKYCQYAFDLKCDNVCVNPYHYERVVSPGIDLSGLTLTSSGPLMVKDEYDYDNQQSHSSSESHLQTIQHPPSRPGLQETFSSPALLPPDSSGSASTSAFSSINAGPSNPTPNWSRSSSFPPVVPPHQNGHLQHHQPMTHTGHYWPVTNEIAFQPPISSHPEYWCSIAYFEMDVQVGETFKVPSTCPTVTVDGYVDPSGGDRFCLGQLSNVHRTENIEKARLHIGKGVQLECKGEGDVWVRCLSDHAVFVQSYYLDREAGRAPGDAVHKIYPSAYIKVFDLRQCHRQMQQQAATAQAAAAAQAAAVAGNIPGPGSVGGIAPAISLSAAAGIGVDDLRRLCILRMSFVKGWGPDYPRQSIKETPCWIEIHLHRALQLLDEVLHTMPIADPHPLD, encoded by the exons ATGTCAATCACAAACACTCCCACGAGCAATGACGCCTGCCTGAGCATTGTGCACAGCCTGATGTGCCACCGGCAGGGAGGCGAGAGCGAGAGCTTCGCCAAACGGGCTATTGAGAGTCTCGTCAAgaagctgaaggagaagaaagacgaGCTGGATTCCCTCATCACAGCCATCACGACGAATGGAGCGCACCCCAGCAAGTGTGTAACCATACAGCGGACTTTGGATGGACGTCTACAG GTTGCAGGACGTAAAGGTTTCCCCCATGTTGTCTATGCTCGACTGTGGCGGTGGCCTGATCTACACAAGAACGAACTGAAACATGTGAAATATTGCCAGTATGCCTTTGACCTGAAATGCGACAATGTTTGTGTCAACCCATACCACTACGAGAGGGTGGTCTCTCCGGGCATCG ATTTATCCGGACTGACGCTTACAAGCTCAG GTCCACTAATGGTAAAGGATGAATATGACTATGATAACCAGCAATCTCACTCCAGCTCTGAGAGCCACCTGCAGACTATCCAGCATCCGCCGTCAAGGCCCGGTCTTCAGGAGACCTTCAGCAGCCCCGCTCTACTCCCCCCGGACAGCAGCGGTTCAGCCTCCACCTCTGCTTTCTCGTCAATCAATGCTGGACCCTCAA ATCCGACCCCCaactggagcaggagcagcagcttcccCCCCGTGGTCCCTCCTCACCAGAACGGTCATCTACAGCATCACCAACCCATGACTCACACAGGGCATTACT GGCCTGTTACCAATGAAATAGCGTTCCAGCCCCCCATATCCAGTCACCCTG AATACTGGTGCTCCATTGCTTACTTTGAGATGGATGTCCAGGTAGGGGAGACGTTTAAGGTGCCGTCCACTTGTCCAACAGTGACTGTGGACGGCTATGTGGATCCATCAGGAGGGGATCGCTTCTGCTTGGGCCAACTGAGCAATGTTCACAGGACGGAGAACATAGAAAAAGCCAG GCTCCACATTGGTAAAGGCGTGCAGCTGGAGTGCAAAGGGGAAGGAGACGTGTGGGTGCGCTGTTTGAGTGATCACGCAGTGTTTGTGCAGAGCTATTACCTGGATCGAGAGGCGGGTCGTGCCCCTGGAGATGCAGTTCACAAAATCTACCCAAGTGCTTACATCAAG GTGTTTGACTTGCGTCAGTGCCACaggcagatgcagcagcaggcagcGACAGCTCaagcagcagccgcagctcaGGCGGCGGCGGTGGCTGGAAACATTCCCGGACCCGGCTCAGTGGGAGGAATCGCCCCTGCCATCA gtctgtctgctgctgcaggcaTCGGGGTTGATGACCTGCGCAGGCTGTGCATCCTGCGGATGAGCTTCGTGAAAGGCTGGGGGCCCGACTACCCACGGCAGAGCATTAAAGAGACACCCTGCTGGATTGAAATCCATTTACACCGAGCGCTGCAGCTACTGGATGAAGTTCTGCACACCATGCCCATAGCTGACCCTCATCCTCTTGACTAA